In Roseisolibacter agri, one genomic interval encodes:
- a CDS encoding LVIVD repeat-containing protein, with protein MTPDPHMVHVLPPRRSATRPARLLPSLSLALGALALGACASATAGTGAAAATGGSASAAAPRPDPRVGLRAGLHDAEEAAWNLRVVSKSQPSERFAGVTNSDLAFTGNYAIQGNYNGWQVWDISNPARPQLTTAYYCPASQSDVSVYKNLLFVSGEGLTGRLDCGGGGVQQAVSKDRLRGLRIFDISDIKNPRNVGNVQTCRGSHTHTVLVDPKDTENIYVYISGSAGVRSAEELPGCVSETPDKDPNSALFRIEVIKVPVANPAAAAIVSSPRIFNDLAAPPTHGAAPEDVTAAAQALAAARARGDFIVTVNGTERALRAQQTRPMLDSIVRARGGSGDPTAADSAALRAALPSMMARLFGGRGPRTGPTQCHDITVYPAIGLAGGACEGYGLLLDISNPANPVRIGAVADSNFSYWHSATFNNDGTKILFTDEWGGGSQPKCRASDPKTWGANAYFTLKDRKMEFQSYWKLPAAQTSNENCVAHNGSLIPIPGRDVMVQSWYQGGISVVDFTDIRHPTEIAFHDRGPVDANRMGNGGSWSVYWYNGSIVSSEISRGLDIFELTPSAFVSQNEIDAAKTVHLDYLNAQGQPKIVWPASFAKARAFVDQLERSKGLSGARLTAVRQALAGAESASGAQRQGALTTLATALEGDAAGSSDAAKVRMLTEAVRELAR; from the coding sequence ATGACACCGGACCCCCACATGGTGCACGTGCTCCCTCCCCGCCGATCCGCCACGCGGCCGGCCCGACTCCTGCCGTCGCTGTCGCTCGCCCTCGGCGCGCTGGCGCTGGGCGCGTGCGCGAGCGCGACGGCCGGCACCGGCGCCGCTGCCGCCACCGGCGGCAGCGCGTCGGCCGCGGCGCCGCGGCCGGATCCGCGCGTCGGCCTGCGCGCCGGCCTCCACGACGCCGAGGAGGCCGCGTGGAACCTGCGCGTGGTGTCCAAGTCGCAGCCATCCGAGCGCTTCGCGGGGGTCACCAACTCGGACCTCGCGTTCACCGGCAACTACGCGATCCAGGGCAACTACAACGGCTGGCAGGTGTGGGACATCTCCAACCCCGCCCGCCCGCAGCTCACGACCGCGTACTACTGCCCGGCGTCGCAGAGCGACGTCTCGGTCTACAAGAACCTGCTCTTCGTCTCGGGCGAGGGCCTCACCGGGCGCCTCGACTGCGGCGGCGGCGGCGTGCAGCAGGCGGTGAGCAAGGACCGCCTGCGCGGCCTGCGCATCTTCGACATCAGCGACATCAAGAACCCGCGCAACGTCGGCAACGTGCAGACGTGCCGCGGCTCGCACACGCACACCGTGCTCGTCGACCCGAAGGACACGGAGAACATCTACGTGTACATCTCGGGCTCGGCCGGCGTGCGCTCGGCGGAGGAGCTGCCGGGCTGCGTGAGCGAGACGCCCGACAAGGACCCCAACTCGGCGCTCTTCCGCATCGAGGTGATCAAGGTCCCCGTGGCCAACCCGGCGGCGGCGGCGATCGTCAGCTCGCCGCGCATCTTCAACGACCTCGCCGCGCCGCCGACGCACGGCGCCGCGCCGGAGGACGTGACGGCGGCCGCGCAGGCGCTCGCCGCGGCGCGGGCGCGCGGGGACTTCATCGTGACCGTGAACGGCACGGAGCGCGCGCTGCGCGCGCAGCAGACGCGCCCGATGCTCGACAGCATCGTGCGGGCGCGCGGCGGCAGCGGCGATCCCACGGCGGCGGACAGCGCGGCGCTGCGCGCGGCGCTGCCGAGCATGATGGCGCGCCTGTTCGGCGGGCGCGGCCCGCGCACCGGCCCGACGCAGTGCCACGACATCACCGTGTACCCGGCCATCGGGCTCGCGGGCGGCGCGTGCGAGGGCTACGGCCTGCTGCTCGACATCAGCAACCCGGCCAACCCGGTGCGCATCGGCGCCGTCGCCGACTCGAACTTCTCGTACTGGCACTCGGCGACGTTCAACAACGACGGCACGAAGATCCTCTTCACCGACGAGTGGGGCGGCGGCAGCCAGCCGAAGTGCCGCGCCAGCGATCCCAAGACGTGGGGCGCGAACGCGTACTTCACGCTGAAGGACCGCAAGATGGAGTTCCAGAGCTACTGGAAGCTCCCGGCCGCGCAGACGAGCAACGAGAACTGCGTCGCGCACAACGGCTCGCTGATCCCGATCCCGGGCCGCGACGTCATGGTGCAGTCGTGGTACCAGGGCGGCATCTCGGTGGTGGACTTCACCGACATCCGCCACCCGACCGAGATCGCGTTCCACGACCGCGGCCCGGTCGACGCGAACCGCATGGGCAACGGCGGCTCGTGGTCGGTCTACTGGTACAACGGCTCGATCGTCAGCTCCGAGATCTCGCGCGGCCTCGACATCTTCGAGCTCACGCCGAGCGCGTTCGTGTCGCAGAACGAGATCGACGCGGCGAAGACGGTCCACCTGGACTACCTGAACGCGCAGGGCCAGCCGAAGATCGTGTGGCCGGCGAGCTTCGCGAAGGCGCGCGCGTTCGTCGACCAGCTGGAGCGCTCGAAGGGGCTGTCGGGCGCGCGGCTCACGGCCGTGCGGCAGGCGCTCGCGGGCGCCGAGTCGGCGTCGGGCGCGCAGCGCCAGGGCGCGCTGACGACGCTCGCGACGGCGCTCGAGGGCGACGCGGCCGGCTCGTCGGACGCGGCGAAGGTCCGCATGCTGACCGAGGCGGTGCGCGAGCTCGCGCGCTGA
- a CDS encoding DUF305 domain-containing protein translates to MPRSHAGRAAALLTAVALVAAPAAAAAQSPAASAAAPDRAAIARARADSARIPWVAADARFMTGMIGHHAQAIEMARLAPTHGASPAVRTLAARIINAQRDEIATMQQWLRDREQPVPEPAALRDSAAAAESHDAHAGHGDPHAGHAAMPGMLTPAQMQALAAARGEEFDRQFLTLMIQHHKGAVAMVETLFATDGAAQNETVFKLASDVNVDQITEIARMQDMLAALMFGTTAP, encoded by the coding sequence ATGCCCCGATCCCACGCCGGCCGCGCCGCGGCCCTGCTCACCGCCGTCGCGCTCGTGGCGGCTCCGGCCGCCGCGGCCGCCCAGTCGCCGGCGGCGTCGGCAGCGGCGCCCGACCGCGCCGCCATCGCGCGCGCCCGCGCCGACAGCGCGCGCATCCCGTGGGTCGCGGCCGACGCGCGCTTCATGACCGGGATGATCGGCCACCACGCGCAGGCGATCGAGATGGCGCGCCTGGCGCCGACGCACGGCGCGAGCCCCGCCGTGCGCACGCTGGCGGCGCGCATCATCAACGCGCAGCGCGACGAGATCGCGACGATGCAGCAGTGGCTGCGCGACCGCGAGCAGCCGGTGCCCGAGCCGGCGGCGCTGCGCGACAGCGCCGCCGCCGCGGAGTCCCACGACGCGCACGCCGGGCACGGGGATCCGCACGCGGGCCACGCGGCCATGCCGGGGATGCTCACGCCCGCGCAGATGCAGGCGCTGGCCGCGGCGCGCGGCGAGGAGTTCGACCGCCAGTTCCTGACGCTGATGATCCAGCACCACAAGGGCGCCGTGGCGATGGTCGAGACGCTCTTCGCCACCGACGGCGCCGCGCAGAACGAGACCGTGTTCAAGCTCGCGTCGGACGTGAACGTCGACCAGATCACCGAGATCGCGCGCATGCAGGACATGCTCGCGGCGCTGATGTTCGGGACGACCGCCCCGTGA
- a CDS encoding ABC transporter substrate-binding protein produces MPDGSRRLVLLLLLAATACGGESRGPTIGIAVDSDGRIGAEYAAADVNATGGIGGDSLRLRLMPTRDATRAQMSIGIADSLAADASVVAVVGHSNSAASLAASQIYNERRLPHIAPNTTAPLFSAAGPYSFRLVPDDRRQAAFMAAEVARAGARRVAIAFVNDDYGRGLQGALRTDLARRGTAVVYETPYLERGDSGRVATVARAMAAARPDLLLWLGRPDQLDLMRRALAPLLPSLPVLASDGLDVSRVYAQRDRYQSVRFVRFVDPEGPGEALAAFRTRFRAGTRREPTTDAVLSYDATMLLAAALRDGARTREEVRAWLAGVGTTRPAYQGISGPIAFDSAGDVVRPHRLAEVHADGVRAVSVP; encoded by the coding sequence ATGCCCGACGGATCACGCCGGCTCGTCCTCCTGCTCCTCCTCGCGGCCACCGCCTGCGGCGGCGAGTCCCGGGGCCCGACGATCGGGATCGCCGTCGACTCGGACGGCCGCATCGGAGCCGAGTACGCGGCGGCGGACGTGAACGCGACGGGCGGCATCGGCGGGGACTCGCTGCGCCTGCGCCTGATGCCCACCCGCGACGCCACCCGCGCCCAGATGTCCATCGGCATCGCGGACAGCCTGGCCGCCGACGCCTCGGTGGTCGCGGTGGTGGGGCACTCCAACAGCGCGGCCAGTCTGGCGGCCTCGCAGATCTACAACGAGCGCCGGCTCCCGCACATCGCCCCGAACACCACCGCGCCGCTCTTCTCGGCGGCCGGGCCGTACAGCTTCCGCCTGGTGCCCGACGACCGGCGCCAGGCGGCCTTCATGGCGGCCGAGGTGGCGCGCGCCGGCGCCCGCCGCGTCGCCATCGCCTTCGTCAACGACGACTACGGGCGCGGCCTGCAGGGGGCGCTGCGGACCGATCTCGCGCGGCGCGGCACCGCGGTCGTGTACGAGACGCCGTACCTCGAGCGGGGCGACTCGGGGCGCGTCGCGACGGTGGCCCGCGCGATGGCCGCCGCGCGGCCCGACCTCCTGCTCTGGCTCGGCCGGCCCGACCAGCTGGATCTCATGCGCCGGGCGCTCGCGCCGCTCCTCCCGTCGCTGCCGGTGCTCGCGAGCGACGGGCTCGACGTCAGTCGCGTCTACGCGCAGCGCGATCGCTACCAGAGCGTCCGCTTCGTGCGGTTCGTCGATCCGGAAGGCCCGGGCGAGGCGCTGGCCGCCTTCCGCACCCGCTTCCGTGCGGGCACCCGCCGGGAGCCCACCACGGACGCGGTCCTCTCCTACGACGCGACGATGCTGCTGGCCGCCGCGCTGCGCGACGGCGCCCGGACGCGCGAGGAGGTCCGGGCGTGGCTGGCCGGCGTGGGCACCACCCGGCCCGCCTATCAGGGCATCTCGGGTCCCATCGCCTTCGACAGCGCCGGCGACGTGGTGCGCCCGCACCGCCTGGCCGAGGTGCACGCCGACGGCGTGCGGGCGGTGAGCGTTCCGTGA
- a CDS encoding ABC transporter substrate-binding protein, translated as MSVRSRGLALLLVLGLWGCRDASRSTIGVAMGTDGVAAARLAAADVNAAGGIGGDSLRLRVTEMEAVAAAQRAIRVADSLASDPAVVAVVGHSNSAASLAASQIYNARQLAHVAPTTTAPLFSKAGPYSFRLVPDDRRQADFLVAEIVRSGARRVAVVYVNDDYGRALQLAVRAQLDRHATPVVYEAPYLEPGDSAQLAVVARAAANARPDLLVWLGRPPQLARVLATLRPLRPALPVLGSDAVDLGPVYEQPARFSLVRFVRFVDPAGPAPSLQAFRARFVAASGHEPTAEALLAYDATMLLAAAMRDGARTRAAVRDWLADVGSARPAHQGISGPIAFDSAGDANRPLRLAEVRPDGVRAVSNP; from the coding sequence ATGAGCGTCCGATCGCGCGGCCTCGCGCTGCTGCTCGTCCTCGGCCTGTGGGGCTGCCGCGACGCGTCGCGGAGCACCATCGGCGTCGCGATGGGCACCGACGGCGTGGCGGCGGCGCGCCTCGCGGCGGCCGACGTCAACGCCGCCGGCGGGATCGGCGGCGACTCGCTGCGACTGCGCGTCACCGAGATGGAGGCCGTCGCCGCGGCGCAGCGCGCGATCCGCGTCGCCGACTCGCTGGCGTCCGATCCGGCCGTCGTCGCGGTGGTCGGACACTCCAACAGCGCCGCCAGCCTGGCCGCGTCGCAGATCTACAATGCGCGACAGCTCGCGCACGTCGCGCCGACGACCACGGCGCCGCTCTTCTCGAAGGCGGGACCCTACAGCTTCCGGCTCGTGCCCGACGACCGGCGGCAGGCGGACTTCCTGGTCGCGGAGATCGTGCGCTCGGGCGCGCGCCGCGTGGCGGTCGTCTACGTCAACGACGACTACGGCCGGGCGCTCCAGCTGGCGGTGCGCGCACAGCTCGACCGGCACGCGACGCCCGTGGTCTACGAGGCGCCGTACCTCGAGCCGGGCGACTCGGCGCAGCTCGCGGTCGTGGCGCGCGCCGCGGCCAACGCGCGCCCCGACCTGCTGGTGTGGCTCGGCCGCCCGCCGCAGCTGGCGCGCGTGCTCGCGACGCTGCGGCCCCTCCGCCCGGCGCTCCCGGTCCTCGGCAGCGACGCCGTCGATCTGGGGCCCGTGTACGAGCAGCCCGCGCGCTTCTCGCTCGTGCGCTTCGTGCGCTTCGTCGACCCCGCGGGGCCGGCGCCATCGCTGCAGGCGTTCCGCGCGCGCTTCGTCGCCGCCAGCGGCCACGAGCCGACCGCCGAGGCGCTGCTGGCGTACGACGCCACCATGCTGCTGGCGGCCGCGATGCGCGACGGCGCGCGCACCCGCGCGGCGGTGCGCGACTGGCTGGCGGACGTCGGCAGCGCGCGGCCCGCGCACCAGGGCATCTCGGGCCCGATCGCGTTCGACAGCGCGGGCGACGCGAACCGGCCGCTCCGCCTGGCCGAGGTGCGCCCCGACGGCGTGCGCGCGGTGAGCAATCCGTGA
- a CDS encoding hybrid sensor histidine kinase/response regulator yields MIAGRGPLRGVSVRTLIAGGAATLVTIMVVATAGLLLVTSRMRLALEREARTMLAEQQIVDRINRDVARQLLYAASYLDDPRPETLADFRDRGESVYTAVRRYLFRDLSLPQRLQVERVKELHQALEVRAQEAFDARRDSTPDVVRVRAAAVVAAGDPLQVALDRFLALRAADYDAALRRHGETLRRLYGAAALLAGLLFVSVLLALRFVQRRLLLPLDELSHAAQRLGAGDLAARVPLRHDDELARVGGSFNAMATSLGTLQHELRRSEDRYRRLVELSPDAVIVHADDRIQLVNDAARRQLGAASASQLVGRPLLDLVHPDAKPSAAERLRHVLAAEEPASAVELPFRRLDGQEVHGELAATAFEFEGRAATLMVVRDVTTRRKAEAALQAAEEQLRQAQKMEAVGRLAGGIAHDFNNLLTVIMSYAELLESAISAADPLRDDVAEIRAAARRASRLTGQLLAFSRKQVLRPRLTDLNAVVAEMVALLRRLIGADIDLRPELEPQLPAVEADTGQIEQVIVNLVVNARDAMPHGGRLHIRTRRVLLGADAIGDVPGARPGAYVVLSVTDTGTGMDRATQERVFEPFFTTKPTGKGTGLGLATVYGIVQQSGGHIRLRSELGLGTTLEIFLPQAANAELAAAIPEVAPGASGGSETVLLVEDDEAVRALARRILQRGGYTVIEAANGDQAIRLAAEHRGPLDLLLTDVVLPGIGGRELAARLEAARPGLPVLFTSGYTEDEVLRRGIHAHTERFVPKPYAPHELLAHVRGALDARRTSAS; encoded by the coding sequence GTGATCGCCGGGCGCGGGCCGCTGCGCGGCGTCTCGGTGCGCACGCTGATCGCCGGCGGCGCGGCGACGCTCGTCACGATCATGGTGGTCGCCACCGCCGGGCTCCTGCTGGTCACCTCGCGCATGCGTCTCGCGCTCGAGCGGGAGGCGCGCACGATGCTCGCCGAGCAGCAGATCGTCGACCGCATCAACCGCGACGTCGCGCGGCAGCTGCTCTACGCCGCCAGCTACCTGGACGACCCGCGCCCCGAGACGCTGGCCGACTTCCGCGACCGCGGCGAGAGCGTCTACACCGCCGTGCGGCGCTACCTCTTCCGCGACCTCTCGCTGCCACAGCGGCTGCAGGTGGAGCGCGTGAAGGAGCTGCACCAGGCGCTCGAGGTGCGCGCGCAGGAGGCGTTCGACGCGCGGCGCGACTCGACGCCGGACGTGGTGCGGGTGCGGGCCGCGGCCGTCGTCGCGGCCGGGGATCCGCTGCAGGTGGCGCTCGACCGCTTCCTCGCGCTGCGCGCCGCCGACTACGACGCGGCGCTGCGCCGTCATGGGGAGACGCTGCGCCGCCTGTACGGCGCGGCGGCGCTGCTGGCCGGGCTGCTGTTCGTCAGCGTGTTGCTGGCGCTGCGCTTCGTGCAGCGCCGCCTGCTCCTGCCGCTCGACGAGCTGTCGCACGCCGCCCAGCGGCTGGGCGCGGGCGACCTCGCCGCGCGCGTGCCCCTGCGCCACGACGACGAGCTGGCGCGCGTCGGCGGCAGCTTCAACGCGATGGCCACGAGCCTCGGCACGCTGCAGCACGAGCTGCGGCGCAGCGAGGACCGCTATCGCCGCCTCGTCGAGCTGTCGCCGGACGCGGTGATCGTGCACGCGGACGACCGCATCCAGCTCGTCAACGACGCCGCGCGCCGGCAGCTCGGCGCGGCGTCGGCGTCGCAGCTCGTCGGGCGCCCGCTGCTGGACCTCGTGCACCCGGACGCGAAGCCGAGCGCCGCGGAGCGGCTGCGCCACGTGCTCGCGGCGGAGGAGCCCGCGTCCGCGGTCGAGCTGCCCTTCCGCCGCCTCGACGGACAGGAGGTGCACGGCGAGCTCGCCGCCACCGCCTTCGAGTTCGAGGGGCGCGCGGCGACGCTGATGGTGGTGCGCGACGTCACCACGCGTCGCAAGGCGGAGGCGGCGCTGCAGGCGGCGGAGGAGCAGCTGCGGCAGGCGCAGAAGATGGAGGCCGTGGGACGGCTGGCCGGCGGCATCGCGCACGACTTCAACAACCTGCTCACGGTCATCATGAGCTACGCGGAGCTGCTCGAGTCGGCGATCTCCGCCGCCGACCCGCTCCGCGACGACGTGGCCGAGATCCGCGCCGCCGCGCGGCGCGCGAGCCGGCTCACCGGGCAGCTGCTCGCCTTCAGTCGCAAGCAGGTGCTGCGGCCGCGGCTCACCGACCTGAATGCGGTGGTCGCGGAGATGGTCGCGCTGCTGCGGCGCCTGATCGGCGCGGACATCGACCTGCGCCCCGAGCTGGAGCCGCAGCTGCCGGCGGTCGAGGCGGACACCGGCCAGATCGAGCAGGTGATCGTCAACCTCGTGGTGAACGCGCGCGACGCGATGCCGCACGGCGGGCGCCTCCACATCCGGACCCGCCGCGTCCTCCTCGGCGCCGACGCGATCGGGGACGTGCCGGGCGCGCGGCCGGGCGCGTACGTCGTGCTCTCGGTGACCGACACCGGCACGGGGATGGACCGCGCGACGCAGGAGCGCGTCTTCGAGCCGTTCTTCACCACGAAGCCGACGGGGAAGGGGACGGGGCTCGGGCTCGCGACCGTCTACGGCATCGTGCAGCAGAGCGGAGGACACATCCGCCTGCGCAGCGAGCTGGGGCTCGGCACCACGTTGGAGATCTTCCTGCCGCAGGCCGCGAACGCCGAGCTCGCCGCCGCGATCCCTGAGGTGGCACCCGGCGCGTCGGGCGGCAGCGAAACCGTGCTGCTGGTGGAGGACGACGAGGCGGTGCGCGCGCTCGCCCGCCGCATCCTGCAGCGCGGCGGCTACACCGTGATCGAGGCCGCAAACGGCGACCAGGCGATCCGCCTCGCGGCCGAGCACCGTGGGCCGCTCGACCTGCTGCTCACGGACGTCGTGCTGCCGGGCATCGGTGGACGCGAGCTGGCCGCGCGGCTGGAGGCGGCGCGCCCGGGGCTCCCGGTGCTCTTCACCTCGGGCTACACCGAGGACGAGGTGCTGCGGCGTGGCATCCACGCGCACACCGAGCGCTTCGTCCCCAAGCCGTACGCGCCGCACGAGCTGCTGGCGCACGTTCGCGGGGCGCTCGACGCGCGACGGACGTCCGCGTCCTGA